Proteins from one Ipomoea triloba cultivar NCNSP0323 chromosome 1, ASM357664v1 genomic window:
- the LOC116000542 gene encoding anthocyanidin 3-O-glucosyltransferase 2-like: protein MTMMNEEAMDLVLIPAPFMGHLISDVEMAKRLLQTQHQLSITVLLMKLPLDPNLNSCVESLLAHNDCSRLKFISLPEHLPAAAAASNGFTSFNFFVESHKPNVRDCVNEMKSDVRRLGGFVVDGVCMAMMDVADEFGLPTYVYHTSGAAMLGLQLHLQSLRDDHGVDVTEFKDSDPHLNISTYSNPFPTKLLPLVALDKTGGSAYFLDIAKRMRKAKGILVNTFLELEQHALESLSKDVSVPPVYPVGPIVNVKGNKIQESSEKEILKWLDDQPDSSVVFLCFGSCGSFPESQVKEIAYALEQSGHRFLWSLRRPPSDGSIFLTDYNNLLILPEGFLERTKSIGKVIGWAPQTAVLAHPAVGGFVSHCGWNSTLESIWFGVPIATWPIYTEQQANAFQLVEEIGIGVEVKMDYRYYFMGEFETLPKKVHAKEIEIAITVLMDHPTINPLRMKAKELKGKGRRALEEDGSSFNSFKCFFEHVMNNVK, encoded by the coding sequence ATGACGATGATGAATGAAGAAGCCATGGATCTGGTTCTGATTCCAGCCCCTTTTATGGGTCACCTTATTTCCGACGTCGAAATGGCAAAGCGCCTCCTACAAACACAACATCAACTCTCCATTACTGTCTTGCTCATGAAATTGCCTCTAGATCCTAATCTTAATTCTTGCGTTGAATCTCTGCTTGCCCATAACGATTGCTCCAGGTTGAAGTTCATATCACTGCCGGAGCACCTCcctgcagcagcagcagcttcCAACGGCTTCACCTCCTTCAATTTCTTCGTCGAATCTCACAAGCCTAACGTCAGAGACTGCGTGAATGAGATGAAGAGTGATGTTAGGCGGCTAGGTGGGTTTGTTGTGGATGGGGTCTGTATGGCCATGATGGATGTGGCTGACGAGTTTGGGCTCCCCACCTATGTGTACCACACTTCCGGTGCTGCTATGCTTGGCCTTCAACTCCATCTCCAGAGCCTCAGAGACGACCACGGTGTGGATGTGACGGAGTTTAAAGATTCCGACCCTCATCTCAACATCTCTACTTATTCCAACCCATTCCCGACCAAGTTATTGCCATTAGTTGCGCTGGACAAAACCGGTGGCTCAgcctatttcttggatattGCCAAACGAATGCGAAAGGCAAAAGGCATCTTGGTGAACACCTTCTTGGAGTTAGAGCAGCATGCCCTTGAATCTCTCTCCAAGGACGTGAGTGTCCCACCCGTGTACCCTGTCGGACCAATAGTCAATGTAAAGGGCAATAAGATCCAAGAATCATCCGAGAAGGAAATCCTGAAATGGCTTGATGACCAGCCAGATTCATCAGTTGTGTTTCTTTGTTTCGGGAGCTGCGGAAGTTTTCCAGAGTCTCAAGTGAAGGAGATCGCTTATGCCCTTGAACAAAGTGGGCACAGGTTCCTCTGGTCCTTGAGGCGCCCACCCTCTGACGGTTCAATATTTCTCACAGACTACAACAATCTTCTAATCTTGCCAGAAGGATTCTTAGAGAGAACTAAAAGCATTGGAAAAGTCATCGGATGGGCACCCCAAACTGCTGTGCTAGCTCACCCAGCCGTGGGCGGTTTCGTGTCACACTGCGGATGGAATTCAACTCTCGAAAGTATCTGGTTCGGGGTGCCAATAGCTACATGGCCAATATACACAGAGCAACAAGCAAATGCGTTCCAATTGGTAGAAGAGATTGGTATCGGTGTAGAGGTTAAGATGGATTACAGATACTATTTCATGGGAGAATTTGAAACACTTCCAAAAAAAGTACATGCCAAAGAAATAGAAATAGCAATCACAGTCCTTATGGATCACCCAACTATCAATCCCCTGAGGATGAAAGCTAAAGAGCTGAAAGGAAAAGGCAGAAGGGCACTAGAGGAAGATGGCTCatcttttaattcttttaaatgTTTCTTTGAGCATGTCATGAACAATGTTAAGtag
- the LOC116000558 gene encoding uncharacterized protein LOC116000558, protein MVDEFMVCVDRIILTSSAAYCFRGDSSSVNGMESLLSNAGSIAGKPEEVVVNASCEGFCSAGCGEGCSKGGGVVRECRICQEEDDEKDMEAPCACNGTLKFAHRKCIQRWCNKKGDITCEICSQVFSPNYTLPPARSNPDVLAIDISQAWGPAIDLRDPRFLAFATAEHQLLQSEYDDYAIASSSSLACFRYVAIIMMLLLSVRQMLMVARDFQMLRDSSSFFNFQISLLQLAGFLLPCYVMARSWYVVQCRRRRQGY, encoded by the exons ATGGTGGATGAGTTCATGGTGTGCGTGGACAGGATCATCTTAACGTCCTCAGCTGCTTATTGCTTCCGCGGCGACTCTTCGTCGGTCAACGGGATGGAGAGCCTTTTGAGCAATGCTGGCTCGATCGCCGGTAAGCCGGAGGAAGTGGTGGTCAACGCTTCTTGTGAAGGCTTTTGCAGTGCTGGGTGCGGGGAGGGGTGCTCAAAGGGGGGTGGTGTAGTGAGAGAGTGTAGAATTTGCCAAGAAGAGGATGATGAGAAAGACATGGAAGCTCCTTGTGCCTGTAATGGCACTCTCAAG TTTGCTCATAGGAAGTGCATTCAGAGATGGTGCAACAAAAAGGGTGACATCACTTGTGAAATCTGTAGTCAG GTTTTCTCACCAAACTACACTCTCCCACCAGCAAGAAGCAATCCTGATGTTTTGGCAATTGATATCAG CCAAGCTTGGGGTCCGGCCATTGACCTTAGGGATCCTCGTTTTCTAGCCTTTGCTACTGCTGAGCATCAACTTCTTCAATCTGAATATGATGACTATGCCATTGCTAGTAGTAGCAGCCTGGCATGCTTCCGCTATGTTGCTATCATt ATGATGCTACTCCTGTCAGTACGCCAAATGTTGATGGTTGCAAGGGACTTTCAAATGCTTCGAGATTCATCATCGTTCTTCAAT TTCCAGATATCGCTTCTTCAACTGGCTGGTTTTCTCCTCCCCTGTTATGTGATGGCACGATCCTGGTACGTTGTACAATGCCGAAGGAGAAGACAG GGTTACTAA